The nucleotide window GCAAAGACGCCGGAGGCCAGCATCGGCGGCGAGAAGCGGCCGCCCTCTTCGTTGGCCCAGTTGGTCACGACAATCGGGTGTTTGGTCTTGATGTCGGCATCATTGAGCATGCGCACCAGTTCCAGAGCCGAAAGCACACCGAGCACGCCGTCATATTTGCCACCGGTTGGCTGGGTATCAAGGTGCGAACCGACATAGACCGGCAGTGCATCGGGGTCGGTCCCCGGACGGGTCATGAACATTGAGCCCATCTTGTCGACGCCCATGGCAAGGCCTGCGTCTTCGCACCATTTCTGGAACAGGGCGCGCCCCTCGGCATCCTCATCGGTCAGGGTCTGTCGATTATTGCCACCGGCAACGCCCGGCCCGATTTTTGCCATGTCCATCAGAGACTGCCAAAGACGGTCTCCATCCACTCGCAGATTCTTCTTCATGATCCGGTTCCCCTATCATATTCATCTGTCATAGGTCGTTTGCCCAAAGGGCTATTCTGGAAGTGCACCCGCCGGTTTTCCGGTCTGTCAGTGCTGAAATTCATTCTTCACATCAGGCGCGCAAGCCCACGCCGCTCCCCTAACTCGGGAAGGTAAACACAGCGCCCTCGGACAGTCCCTCGGGCCAGCGCGTCGTGGTGGTCTTCAATTTGGTATAGAAATGAATGGCTTCCGGCCCATAGATGCCGTGAGAGCCGAAACTTGAGCGTTTCCAGCCGCCGAAGGAATGGAAGGCCACGGGCACCGGAATGGGCACGTTGATGCCGACCATACCGACCTCGATCTGGCTGGAGAATTTGCGGGCAGCGTCGCCGTTGCGCGTGAAGATCGCGGTGCCATTGCCATACTCGTGGACATTGATCAGCTCGACCGCGCTCTCGAAACTCTGAGGCGCCATGACAGACAGCACCGGCCCGAAAATTTCGGTCTTGTAGATGTCCATTTCCGGGGTCACCTTGTCAAACAGGGTGCCGCCGACAAAATAGCCTCCCTCATAGCCCTGCAAGGTAAAGGCGCGACCGTCAACCACCAGATCTGCCCCCTGCTCAACGCCGCTGTCGATCAGCCCGCCAATGCGCTTCTTGGCGTCGGCGGTAATGACAGGGCCCATTTCGGCGGTCTCGTCACTGGAAGGGCCGATCCTCAGGGCCTCTACCTTTGGCTTGAGACTGGAGATGAGCCGCGTTGCTGTTTCCTCCCCGATGGGGACGGCAACCGAGACAGCCATGCACCGCTCACCGGCCGAGCCGAAAGCAGCGCCCATCAAGGCGTCGGCGGCCTGATCCATATCGGCATCGGGCATGATGATCATGTGGTTCTTGGCTCCGCCCAGAGCCTGCACGCGCTTGGCACTGTCGGTGCCACGGCGGTAGACATATTCGGCAATCGGGGTCGATCCGACAAAGCTCACAGCCTTGACATCGGGATGATCGAGCAGGCAGTCAACGGCACTCTTGTCGCCATGCACCACGTTGATCACGCCCTTGGGTAAACCGGCTTCCATCAGCAATTCGCAAACGAAATTGGCCGCAGACGGATCCCGTTCGGAAGGTTTCAACACGAAGGTGTTGCCACAGGCAATCGCCATCGGGAACATCCACATCGGCACCATGGCCGGGAAGTTGAAGGGGGTGATACCCGCCACGACACCAAGCGGCTGGCGCTCGGAATGGGTATCGATGCCGGAGCCGACGTTGCGAGAGAACTCGCCCTTCAGCAGATGCGGAGCACCACAGGCGAACTCGATCACCTCAAGGGCACGGGCCACCTCGCCAAGGGCATCATCGTGGGTCTTGCCATGTTCGCGGCTGATCTCGCGGGCAATGTCGTCTGCCCGTTCGCGCACCAGCGCCTGATAGGCAAACATGACGCGGGCCCGCTTGGCCGGAGGCGTTGCCGCCCAGCCCGGCAGAGCCGCCTTTGCCGCAGCAACCGCCGCGTTGACCTCCTCATCACTCGACAGGCCCAGCGTAGCAATCTGTTCGCCTGTAGCCGGGTTGAAAATGGCCGCTGTGCGCCCGGATACTGAAGCGACTTTCTTTCCCTTGATGATATTGTCGACGTGATACATCACGCTTCCCCTCGCCTCTGTTTGCGCCCCAGTTCCCCTTGGGTGCTATCTGCCGCGTGCGGTTTGGCCGGTGTATTTTTTGCGATTTTTTTTGCCAAACGCCTCTTTCGTGGTAAGAACGCTTGCACTATCCGCACGATCGGTCAATAT belongs to uncultured Cohaesibacter sp. and includes:
- a CDS encoding CoA-acylating methylmalonate-semialdehyde dehydrogenase, which translates into the protein MYHVDNIIKGKKVASVSGRTAAIFNPATGEQIATLGLSSDEEVNAAVAAAKAALPGWAATPPAKRARVMFAYQALVRERADDIAREISREHGKTHDDALGEVARALEVIEFACGAPHLLKGEFSRNVGSGIDTHSERQPLGVVAGITPFNFPAMVPMWMFPMAIACGNTFVLKPSERDPSAANFVCELLMEAGLPKGVINVVHGDKSAVDCLLDHPDVKAVSFVGSTPIAEYVYRRGTDSAKRVQALGGAKNHMIIMPDADMDQAADALMGAAFGSAGERCMAVSVAVPIGEETATRLISSLKPKVEALRIGPSSDETAEMGPVITADAKKRIGGLIDSGVEQGADLVVDGRAFTLQGYEGGYFVGGTLFDKVTPEMDIYKTEIFGPVLSVMAPQSFESAVELINVHEYGNGTAIFTRNGDAARKFSSQIEVGMVGINVPIPVPVAFHSFGGWKRSSFGSHGIYGPEAIHFYTKLKTTTTRWPEGLSEGAVFTFPS